In Mariluticola halotolerans, one DNA window encodes the following:
- a CDS encoding acetoacetate--CoA ligase, whose protein sequence is MADNIPYIWAPKPDQKRQSALWQFAEKTHTHHGAAPDDYAALLDWSIKAPDAFYDALWDDLAIIGDKGDAAFIPGATLRDAQFYPGARLNYAENLLRNPDDSLAIIAHRDDGTKRSITRRDLYDAVSRAEQALRAEGVVAGDRVGAIVTHDIEAIIFYLATSAIGAIWSSCSPDFGPAGASDRLCQIAPKVLVAVPGYGYAGKKIDVAPTIAAVAAGTPLTRIVILGDTVPESLSTLPARTMADFLAPFTPETIAFNRLPFAAPLVILFSSGTTGKPKCITHSAAGLLIQHMKEHKLHCDITPGERFFYFTTCGWMMWNWQVSGLALGAVLVTYDGNPFYPAPERLIDLIDSEEIAIFGTSAKYIDACLKAGLKPGKTHKLDTLRLILSTGSPLIPPSFDYIYTDWKADVHLASISGGTDICACFLGGNPLLPVYRGELQCALLGMDVDTLDDAGNPVSGEAGEFVCRNAHLSMPVSFWGDEDGARYHSAYFERFPGLWAHGDFVEKRPSGGFIIHGRSDTTLNPGGVRIGTAEIYRQVETIAEVEEAIAVGQDKDGDQRVILFVKLRPGKTLTEEVTKEIRTRIRTGATPRHVPAKIIAISAIPRTRSGKISEIAVRDTIHGRVVKNTDALANPESLALYRDIAELND, encoded by the coding sequence ATGGCTGACAATATCCCTTACATATGGGCACCAAAACCCGACCAGAAACGCCAGTCAGCGCTCTGGCAATTTGCCGAGAAAACCCATACCCACCATGGCGCCGCCCCCGATGATTATGCGGCCCTGCTCGACTGGTCGATCAAGGCCCCTGACGCTTTTTACGATGCCCTCTGGGATGATCTGGCGATTATCGGCGACAAGGGCGATGCCGCTTTCATCCCCGGCGCGACCCTGCGCGATGCGCAGTTTTATCCCGGCGCGCGGCTCAATTACGCGGAAAATCTCTTACGCAATCCCGATGACAGTCTCGCCATCATCGCCCATCGCGACGACGGGACAAAGCGCTCCATCACCCGGCGCGACCTTTATGACGCGGTCTCCCGGGCCGAACAGGCCTTGCGCGCCGAGGGCGTTGTCGCCGGTGACCGGGTGGGGGCAATTGTCACCCATGATATTGAAGCGATTATCTTTTATCTCGCCACGTCAGCAATCGGGGCGATCTGGTCATCCTGCTCGCCCGATTTCGGGCCCGCCGGGGCCAGTGACCGGCTGTGCCAGATCGCGCCGAAAGTGCTGGTCGCCGTGCCCGGCTATGGCTATGCCGGCAAGAAGATCGATGTTGCCCCGACCATTGCCGCCGTGGCCGCCGGCACACCGCTGACGCGGATCGTCATTCTCGGCGACACGGTGCCCGAGAGCCTCTCAACCCTCCCCGCTCGCACCATGGCCGACTTTCTGGCACCCTTTACGCCCGAAACCATTGCCTTTAACCGGCTGCCGTTTGCAGCGCCCTTGGTGATCCTTTTTTCCTCTGGCACCACGGGCAAGCCGAAATGCATCACCCATTCAGCCGCCGGATTGCTGATCCAGCACATGAAGGAACATAAGCTGCATTGCGACATCACGCCCGGCGAGCGGTTTTTCTATTTCACCACCTGCGGCTGGATGATGTGGAACTGGCAGGTTTCCGGCCTCGCGCTGGGGGCAGTGCTGGTCACCTATGACGGCAACCCCTTCTACCCCGCGCCCGAAAGGCTGATCGACCTGATCGATAGCGAAGAGATCGCCATCTTTGGCACCTCGGCGAAATATATCGATGCCTGTCTCAAGGCCGGATTGAAGCCGGGCAAAACCCACAAGCTCGACACGCTGCGGCTGATCCTTTCGACCGGCTCACCGCTGATCCCGCCGAGTTTCGATTATATCTATACGGACTGGAAGGCCGATGTGCATCTGGCCTCAATTTCCGGCGGCACCGATATCTGCGCCTGTTTTCTCGGCGGCAATCCGCTTTTGCCGGTCTATCGCGGCGAGCTGCAATGCGCGCTTTTGGGCATGGATGTGGATACGCTCGATGACGCGGGGAACCCGGTCAGCGGCGAGGCCGGTGAATTCGTCTGCCGCAACGCCCATCTCTCCATGCCGGTCAGTTTTTGGGGCGATGAGGATGGCGCGCGCTATCACAGCGCCTATTTCGAACGCTTTCCCGGGCTTTGGGCCCATGGCGATTTCGTCGAAAAACGCCCCTCGGGCGGTTTCATCATTCATGGCCGTTCCGACACCACGCTCAATCCGGGCGGGGTGCGGATCGGCACGGCGGAAATCTACCGGCAGGTGGAAACCATTGCCGAAGTGGAAGAAGCGATTGCGGTGGGGCAGGACAAGGATGGCGACCAGCGGGTGATCCTCTTCGTCAAACTGCGCCCGGGCAAAACATTGACCGAGGAAGTGACCAAAGAGATCCGGACCCGTATCCGGACGGGCGCCACCCCGCGCCATGTGCCGGCCAAAATCATCGCCATCAGCGCCATCCCGCGCACCCGCTCGGGCAAGATTTCTGAAATCGCGGTGCGCGATACCATTCACGGGCGGGTGGTGAAAAACACCGATGCGCTGGCCAATCCGGAAAGTCTGGCGCTTTACCGGGATATTGCGGAATTGAACGACTAA
- a CDS encoding ABC transporter permease gives MRLLIALIAVLVLALISLFIGVSDVSPLLLFSAEPDARQLQILLASRIPRTLALLLSGTAMAVAGMIMQMLTRNRFVEPSTAGTVESASLGILAVTLLAPGMPLFGKMIVAGMFAMAGTLLFLRILQSIPLRSVLIVPLIGMMLGGVISAVTTFIAYRYDLLQSLGAWTTGDFSGVMRGRYELLWITLGLTFAAYLAADRFTVAGMGEAFATNLGMTYRRVMTLGLIIVSMVTAIVVVSVGIVPFLGLVVPNLVRMVLGDNLRRALPWIAVTGAGFVLACDIFGRLVRFPYEIPIGTVAGVVGSLLFLYVLLRRGAHVG, from the coding sequence ATGCGCCTGCTGATTGCCCTTATCGCCGTTCTTGTGCTCGCGCTCATCAGCCTGTTTATCGGGGTGAGCGATGTCTCGCCCCTGCTGTTGTTTTCGGCAGAGCCGGATGCGCGTCAGCTCCAGATTCTGCTCGCCAGCCGCATTCCGCGCACGCTGGCCCTGCTGCTTTCGGGCACGGCGATGGCTGTTGCCGGCATGATTATGCAAATGCTCACCCGCAACCGGTTTGTCGAACCCTCGACCGCCGGCACGGTGGAATCGGCCAGTCTGGGCATTCTTGCGGTGACCCTTCTGGCCCCTGGCATGCCCCTGTTCGGCAAGATGATTGTCGCCGGGATGTTTGCCATGGCCGGAACCTTGCTGTTCCTGCGCATCTTGCAAAGCATTCCCCTGCGCTCTGTGCTCATTGTGCCCTTGATCGGCATGATGCTGGGCGGTGTCATCAGCGCGGTGACCACGTTCATCGCTTATCGCTATGACCTGCTGCAATCGCTGGGGGCCTGGACCACCGGTGATTTCTCCGGCGTCATGCGCGGCCGCTATGAACTGCTCTGGATCACCCTCGGGCTGACATTTGCCGCCTATCTTGCCGCCGACCGGTTCACCGTGGCGGGCATGGGCGAGGCCTTTGCCACCAATCTCGGGATGACCTATCGCCGGGTGATGACGCTGGGCCTGATCATTGTTTCCATGGTGACGGCCATTGTCGTGGTCAGCGTTGGCATTGTGCCCTTCCTTGGGCTGGTTGTGCCCAATCTGGTGCGCATGGTGCTGGGCGACAACCTGCGCCGCGCCCTGCCATGGATTGCCGTGACCGGGGCCGGGTTTGTGCTGGCCTGCGATATTTTCGGGCGGCTGGTGCGCTTCCCTTATGAAATTCCCATCGGCACCGTGGCCGGTGTGGTGGGCAGCCTGTTGTTCCTTTATGTGTTGTTGCGGAGGGGGGCTCATGTCGGCTAA
- a CDS encoding LuxR C-terminal-related transcriptional regulator, which produces MRFALEALPVPMVYAAHRIIRAVNAEFADLFGYERAELRHQSFNILYPKLADFVMVGDMWRTNFAGGRSYEDERIMQKRDGTKFWCRVRGRSMLAEDPFSEAIYCFDAMARPVPAARTGLTPRQTQIVTLVAMGKTNKDIARETGLSQRTVETHRLRIIRTLGLANSAELVAWFMQQGGQPRQ; this is translated from the coding sequence ATGCGCTTCGCGCTGGAGGCGCTGCCCGTGCCCATGGTCTATGCCGCGCACCGCATCATTCGCGCGGTCAATGCCGAGTTCGCCGACCTGTTCGGGTATGAGCGCGCCGAGTTGCGCCATCAAAGCTTCAATATCCTTTACCCAAAACTCGCCGATTTCGTCATGGTGGGGGATATGTGGCGCACAAATTTTGCCGGGGGCCGTTCCTATGAGGATGAGCGCATCATGCAAAAGCGCGATGGCACAAAATTCTGGTGCCGGGTGCGGGGCCGGTCGATGCTGGCCGAAGACCCGTTCTCCGAGGCGATCTATTGTTTTGATGCCATGGCCCGCCCGGTGCCCGCCGCCCGCACCGGCCTGACCCCGCGCCAGACCCAGATCGTGACTTTGGTGGCGATGGGCAAAACCAACAAGGACATCGCCCGCGAAACCGGCCTGTCACAGCGCACGGTTGAAACCCACCGCCTGCGCATCATCCGCACACTTGGTCTCGCCAATAGCGCCGAACTGGTCGCCTGGTTCATGCAGCAGGGCGGGCAGCCCCGGCAATGA
- a CDS encoding acetyl-CoA C-acetyltransferase, whose protein sequence is MSQKDVFITAARRTPVGAFNGALSTLEAHQLGATAITAAIADAGIAPDMIDESIMGQVLTGGVGMNPARQATRLAGLPDASPALNINQVCGSGLRAVALGSRQIMAGDAEIVIAGGQESMSRAPHVAVLRQGQKLGDISLIDTVMRDGLSDAFYGYPMGKTAENVADLYKLSRQAQDVFALTSQQRASAASKAGRFADEIAPVTVKGRKGDTIVSDDEYIRHDATLESMARLKPAFQADGTVTAANASGINDGAAALVLMSETALAANGTAPLARIAGFAHTGLDPQVMGLGPISASHKALERAGWAVDDVDLWELNEAFAAQSLAVVQDLALDPERVNVNGGAIAIGHPIGASGARVLVTLVHEMIKRDAKRGLAALCIGGGMGIALCLER, encoded by the coding sequence ATGAGCCAGAAAGACGTTTTCATCACGGCGGCGCGGCGCACCCCGGTGGGGGCCTTTAACGGGGCGCTGTCGACGCTTGAGGCGCACCAGCTGGGGGCGACAGCCATTACCGCCGCCATTGCTGATGCCGGGATTGCGCCGGACATGATTGACGAGAGCATTATGGGGCAGGTGCTGACTGGGGGGGTGGGCATGAACCCGGCCCGACAGGCAACCCGGCTGGCCGGCCTGCCTGATGCGTCCCCGGCGCTCAATATCAACCAGGTCTGCGGTTCGGGGTTGCGCGCGGTGGCGCTTGGCAGCCGGCAAATCATGGCGGGTGACGCTGAAATCGTTATCGCCGGCGGGCAGGAAAGCATGAGCCGCGCCCCCCATGTCGCAGTTTTGCGGCAGGGGCAAAAGCTGGGCGACATCAGCCTCATCGATACGGTGATGCGCGACGGTCTGTCCGATGCATTCTATGGCTATCCAATGGGCAAGACGGCGGAGAATGTGGCCGATCTCTACAAGCTCAGCCGGCAGGCGCAGGACGTGTTCGCCCTCACCTCGCAACAGCGCGCGTCCGCCGCTTCAAAGGCCGGGCGTTTTGCGGATGAGATCGCGCCGGTCACCGTCAAGGGGCGCAAGGGCGACACAATAGTTAGCGATGACGAATATATCCGGCATGACGCGACCCTTGAAAGCATGGCGCGGCTGAAACCGGCCTTTCAGGCCGATGGCACGGTGACAGCGGCCAATGCGTCGGGGATCAATGACGGCGCGGCGGCGCTGGTGCTGATGTCAGAGACGGCCCTTGCGGCCAATGGCACCGCGCCGCTGGCGCGGATTGCCGGCTTCGCCCATACAGGGCTTGACCCGCAGGTGATGGGCCTTGGCCCGATCAGCGCCAGCCACAAGGCGCTGGAGCGTGCCGGATGGGCCGTTGACGATGTGGATTTGTGGGAGCTCAATGAAGCCTTCGCCGCGCAGAGCCTTGCCGTGGTGCAGGATCTGGCGCTCGACCCGGAACGGGTCAATGTCAATGGCGGGGCGATTGCCATCGGTCATCCCATCGGCGCGTCGGGCGCGCGGGTGCTGGTGACGCTGGTACATGAAATGATCAAGCGCGATGCCAAACGCGGCCTCGCCGCACTCTGCATTGGCGGCGGCATGGGCATTGCCCTTTGTCTCGAACGTTAG
- a CDS encoding siderophore ABC transporter substrate-binding protein, translating into MKNPGLTASLRAVALATAFAFSALPLQADELTITHAQGETEIAANPQSVLVFDYAALDMLDALGVKVAGVPGTNMPPFLSQYQGDEYLKIGSLFEPDYEAVAAAGGDLAIVAGRSSTAYEQLAAILPTIDLSNGWDDFEGAVKRNSQIIGEIFGKQAEVETMIADFDASVAEFQAAAPELGNVLIVLTNGGKVTAYGPGSRFGLIHDTLGLEPAVADVEAATHGEAVSFEFLLETNPDWMIVIDRDAATGEATGAAEQVLDNELVHQTKAWQNEQIVYVDPVRWYIVNGGLRNLQIMVDDLKAAMLP; encoded by the coding sequence ATGAAAAACCCCGGCCTCACCGCCTCTTTGCGTGCCGTCGCCCTGGCAACGGCTTTTGCTTTCTCTGCGCTGCCGCTTCAGGCTGACGAACTCACCATCACCCATGCCCAGGGCGAAACCGAAATTGCGGCCAATCCGCAATCGGTGCTGGTGTTTGACTATGCCGCCCTCGACATGCTCGACGCACTCGGCGTCAAGGTGGCGGGCGTCCCCGGTACCAATATGCCGCCCTTCCTGTCGCAATATCAGGGTGATGAATATCTCAAGATCGGCTCGCTTTTTGAGCCCGATTATGAAGCGGTTGCTGCCGCCGGTGGCGATCTGGCCATTGTCGCGGGCCGTTCTTCAACGGCTTATGAACAGCTGGCTGCCATTTTGCCAACGATTGATCTCAGCAATGGCTGGGATGATTTTGAAGGTGCGGTGAAGCGCAACAGCCAGATCATTGGCGAGATTTTCGGCAAGCAGGCTGAAGTCGAGACCATGATTGCCGATTTTGATGCCAGCGTTGCTGAATTCCAGGCAGCGGCCCCGGAGCTGGGCAATGTGCTGATCGTTCTGACCAATGGCGGCAAGGTGACCGCCTATGGCCCCGGCTCCCGCTTTGGGCTTATCCATGACACGCTGGGGCTTGAGCCGGCTGTCGCCGATGTTGAAGCGGCCACCCATGGTGAAGCCGTCTCGTTTGAGTTCCTGCTGGAAACCAATCCCGACTGGATGATTGTCATCGACCGGGATGCGGCAACCGGTGAGGCCACCGGCGCTGCCGAACAGGTGCTCGACAATGAACTCGTCCACCAGACCAAGGCCTGGCAGAACGAGCAGATCGTCTATGTCGATCCGGTCCGCTGGTACATCGTCAATGGCGGCCTGCGCAATCTGCAGATCATGGTCGATGATCTCAAGGCGGCAATGCTGCCCTAA